One genomic region from Chelonia mydas isolate rCheMyd1 chromosome 25, rCheMyd1.pri.v2, whole genome shotgun sequence encodes:
- the DDA1 gene encoding DET1- and DDB1-associated protein 1, translated as MADFLKGLPVYNKSNFSRFHADSVCKASNRRPSVYLPTREYPSEQIIVTEKTNILLRYLHQQWDKKNAAKKRDQEQVEIEGENSAPPRKIARTDSQDMNEDT; from the exons GCAGATTTTTTGAAAGGCTTACCAGTCTACAACAAAAGCAACTTCAGTAGATTTCATGCAGACTCTGTATGTAAAGCGTCG AACAGAAGACCGTCAGTATATCTTCCCACAAGGGAATATCCATCTGAACAAA TCATAGTAACAGAAAAGACTAACATACTTTTGCGTTATCTACATCAGCAATGGGACAAAAAg AACGCAGCAAAGAAGAGAGATCAAGAGCAAGTGGAAATAGAAGGTGAGAATTCGGCACCACCACGGAAAATTGCTCGGACAGACAGCCAGGACATGAATGAGGACACTTAA